One genomic region from Spirosoma sp. KCTC 42546 encodes:
- a CDS encoding carboxymuconolactone decarboxylase family protein, whose translation MKTFTVPTRDEVSENNQVLFDNLQKGLGFVPNLYATIAHSDNGLAKYLAFQGAKTSLSNKEKEVVNLVVSEVNGCRYCLSAHTVLGKMNGFSDEQILDLRSGQSTTPKLDALAKLTKDITENKGRASSDALAAFYAAGYTDGNLVDVILQISDKIAMNYLHNLTQIPIDFPIAAELETV comes from the coding sequence ATGAAAACTTTTACAGTACCTACCCGGGACGAGGTCTCAGAAAACAACCAGGTTTTATTTGACAACCTGCAAAAAGGGCTTGGTTTCGTACCTAATCTGTACGCTACAATTGCTCACTCCGATAATGGGCTGGCAAAATACCTGGCGTTTCAGGGTGCCAAAACGTCTCTGAGTAACAAAGAAAAAGAGGTGGTGAATTTGGTTGTGAGCGAAGTCAATGGATGCCGATACTGCCTAAGTGCACATACCGTACTGGGGAAGATGAATGGATTCTCGGACGAACAAATTCTGGATCTTCGGAGTGGACAAAGCACGACTCCGAAATTAGATGCACTGGCTAAATTGACCAAAGATATTACTGAAAACAAAGGGCGTGCATCATCGGACGCATTGGCGGCTTTTTATGCCGCAGGGTATACAGATGGTAATCTGGTTGACGTGATTTTGCAGATAAGCGATAAGATTGCCATGAATTATCTGCATAACCTGACGCAGATTCCCATTGATTTTCCAATAGCTGCCGAACTCGAAACGGTTTAG
- a CDS encoding DUF4962 domain-containing protein, producing MSNSTKPYLFLLTIILLFVLQLPTQAQTAKAHPYLFYTPQRTERLKERIKTDTLLANRWNAMQKRCDKWIGEPKGGNMEQLAMAYTMTNDKRYVDRAKALLFDLVGRSAWDGMDDRTPRWNAGLGTSHNNWTASVTYDAIYTALTKEERKAIAEKIVKLGIEPSIADWVSKDKRIQSLNNMGHNWWAAVVFEAGIASLAVMGEVPEAKKWASDIMQDSKQWFAFTGSVLENKPSNFDPDGGFYESVSYANYGVSEYLLFRVGYTNALSPIKMPYDALLQKTVDWFMNVSYPRSPKPLLSLNFGDSNDFANGDRPAKLLIALGLGKDDYYWYLQQTTRNQFGEDLNVATPMGMLYQPENKPVPAVPTLPMSALYSSLGWGMLRSSWKPDATMLGVKSGFTWNHAHADAGSFVLYHKGENLLIDGGDVGYGNPEYSSYFVTSRAHNVLLFNGEAQDPRDQYSAVKNPGHLYHMLDGGNVKYMLADATGPTSKNFLRNYRNFLWIGNVILVIDDVKTYEIGKFDYLLHFADKAVKRGPDLEITKDSAAILFRPLYPETLPLGYPHDFPEKMKYRIEQGIKDRTTNVQIPYYVLSPPEKSDRTKFVNAIILLDETNKPVSTFTGSSGASGGAGRSNLPVIEKFEGTNYIGIRITQNGQLTEVYINLLADGRLMHRNANATISRTTGTPERDRTWETDAYISAVTFPEGADQQDLSKLTSFFISNGSYLRQNGKPLLSSLSKVFMYAEKAGSQLNVQLQGQPLIQASLGFDKISKLTVNNKAIAPQYDADKLLVIDLEEGK from the coding sequence GTGAGCAACTCAACCAAACCTTACCTGTTTCTTTTAACCATCATTCTGCTTTTTGTGCTTCAACTCCCCACACAAGCGCAAACGGCCAAAGCCCACCCCTACCTGTTCTACACGCCACAACGTACGGAGCGCCTGAAAGAACGAATCAAAACCGATACGCTCCTTGCCAATCGCTGGAACGCCATGCAGAAACGCTGCGATAAGTGGATCGGTGAGCCAAAAGGGGGCAATATGGAGCAACTGGCAATGGCCTACACCATGACGAATGACAAACGCTATGTCGACCGGGCCAAAGCGTTGCTGTTCGATCTGGTAGGTCGCTCAGCCTGGGACGGTATGGACGACCGAACTCCCCGCTGGAATGCGGGACTCGGCACCAGCCATAACAACTGGACCGCTTCTGTCACCTACGATGCCATCTATACCGCCCTCACCAAAGAAGAACGAAAAGCCATTGCCGAAAAGATTGTAAAGCTGGGCATCGAGCCGTCCATTGCCGACTGGGTGTCGAAAGACAAGCGCATCCAGTCGCTGAACAACATGGGCCACAACTGGTGGGCGGCTGTGGTATTTGAAGCAGGCATTGCCTCGCTGGCCGTGATGGGCGAGGTACCGGAAGCAAAAAAATGGGCCTCCGATATCATGCAGGACAGCAAGCAATGGTTCGCCTTTACGGGAAGTGTATTGGAAAACAAGCCGTCCAATTTCGACCCCGACGGTGGATTTTATGAGAGTGTCAGCTACGCTAACTATGGCGTTTCGGAATACCTGCTGTTCCGGGTAGGGTATACGAATGCGCTAAGTCCGATTAAAATGCCCTATGATGCGCTCTTGCAGAAAACCGTCGACTGGTTTATGAATGTTTCCTATCCTCGTTCTCCGAAACCTCTCCTCTCATTGAACTTCGGCGATAGCAACGATTTTGCTAATGGCGACCGGCCCGCTAAACTATTGATTGCCTTAGGTTTGGGCAAAGATGATTATTACTGGTACCTGCAACAGACTACCCGTAACCAGTTTGGCGAAGACCTGAATGTGGCCACGCCGATGGGGATGCTCTATCAGCCTGAGAACAAGCCGGTTCCAGCAGTTCCTACCCTACCAATGTCTGCCCTATATTCGTCATTAGGTTGGGGCATGCTTCGTTCGTCGTGGAAACCCGATGCCACAATGCTGGGCGTAAAATCTGGATTTACCTGGAACCATGCCCACGCCGATGCAGGCTCGTTTGTGCTGTACCACAAAGGCGAAAATCTGCTCATCGACGGGGGCGATGTAGGTTACGGCAATCCGGAATACAGTAGTTACTTCGTCACCAGTCGGGCACACAACGTCCTGCTGTTTAACGGCGAGGCACAGGACCCGCGCGATCAATACAGCGCCGTGAAAAACCCCGGTCATTTATACCACATGCTGGATGGTGGCAATGTGAAGTATATGCTAGCCGATGCCACCGGCCCGACGTCGAAAAACTTCCTTAGAAACTACCGCAATTTCCTATGGATCGGAAATGTCATTCTGGTGATCGATGACGTAAAAACCTACGAGATCGGCAAGTTCGACTACCTGCTGCACTTTGCCGACAAAGCCGTAAAACGTGGCCCCGATCTGGAAATCACCAAAGACAGTGCGGCCATCCTGTTCCGCCCCTTATATCCCGAAACATTGCCCCTCGGCTATCCGCACGACTTTCCCGAAAAAATGAAGTACCGCATTGAACAGGGCATTAAGGACAGAACAACCAATGTGCAGATTCCCTATTACGTTCTATCTCCCCCCGAAAAAAGCGACCGTACCAAGTTCGTGAACGCCATCATTTTGCTCGACGAAACCAACAAACCCGTTTCGACGTTCACCGGCTCATCGGGAGCGAGTGGTGGGGCAGGACGAAGCAATCTGCCAGTGATTGAAAAGTTTGAAGGCACGAATTACATCGGTATACGCATCACTCAAAATGGGCAGTTAACCGAAGTATACATCAACCTGTTAGCCGACGGCCGGTTAATGCACCGCAATGCCAATGCAACCATAAGCCGTACGACCGGTACGCCGGAGCGGGACCGTACTTGGGAAACGGACGCTTACATCTCGGCAGTAACCTTCCCCGAGGGCGCTGACCAGCAAGATCTGTCGAAACTAACCTCTTTTTTCATCAGCAATGGAAGCTACCTCCGCCAAAACGGAAAGCCCTTACTGAGTTCACTCTCTAAAGTTTTCATGTATGCCGAGAAGGCTGGTAGTCAATTGAACGTGCAGCTACAAGGCCAACCCTTAATTCAGGCGTCGTTAGGGTTCGATAAAATCAGTAAACTGACTGTCAATAACAAAGCCATCGCTCCCCAGTATGATGCGGATAAACTGTTGGTGATTGATCTGGAAGAGGGAAAATAG
- a CDS encoding glycoside hydrolase family 88 protein has protein sequence MKYIKILPFLLLGQVHAQPKLNVDQALTYCVDQAAKISATLPTTAPNLPRNILNGKTQWKYIDYKDWTSGFWPGTLWYVYEYTKDPKWRAKADSFSRELTPLAYSKAIDHDLGFQMYCSFGNGLRLTGNPDYKKILLATADTLATLFNPKVGTILSWPRPVPNMEWPQHNTIMDNMINLELLFWASKNGGSKKLYDIAVSHATTTMNNHFRPDYTSYHVVVYDKETGKKIKGVTHQGYADNSMWARGQSWAIYGYTMTYRETKDPKFLEFAQKVSDVYLERLPHDLIPYWDFSAPGVDSPDRPNAPKDASAAAVTASALLELSTFVLDKTKAQMYRTKAEQMLATLSSAAYQSRSVNDAFLLHSTGHKPNNSEVDASINYADYYYIEALLRAKKLREEKGILSKL, from the coding sequence ATGAAGTATATAAAAATTCTCCCATTTCTCCTTTTAGGGCAGGTACACGCTCAGCCGAAACTCAATGTCGATCAGGCATTAACGTATTGTGTAGATCAGGCAGCCAAAATATCGGCAACGCTCCCCACAACAGCACCAAATCTGCCCCGAAACATCCTCAACGGCAAAACGCAGTGGAAATACATCGACTACAAAGACTGGACGAGCGGTTTCTGGCCGGGGACGCTGTGGTACGTATACGAGTACACGAAAGACCCGAAATGGAGGGCCAAAGCCGATTCATTCTCGCGTGAATTGACGCCTTTAGCCTACAGCAAAGCCATCGACCACGACCTGGGCTTCCAAATGTATTGCAGCTTTGGCAATGGCCTTCGACTGACGGGGAATCCAGACTACAAGAAAATTCTGCTGGCAACAGCGGACACACTGGCCACCTTGTTCAATCCGAAAGTGGGTACGATTTTGTCGTGGCCTCGCCCCGTACCCAATATGGAATGGCCACAGCACAACACGATCATGGACAACATGATCAACCTCGAACTGCTATTCTGGGCCTCAAAAAATGGGGGATCAAAAAAGTTGTACGATATCGCCGTTTCGCACGCAACAACGACCATGAACAACCATTTCCGACCTGATTATACATCTTACCACGTTGTAGTGTATGACAAGGAAACCGGCAAAAAAATTAAGGGCGTTACTCACCAGGGCTATGCGGACAACAGTATGTGGGCCAGGGGCCAAAGCTGGGCTATTTACGGCTATACGATGACCTACCGGGAAACCAAAGACCCCAAATTTCTGGAGTTCGCTCAAAAAGTGTCGGATGTGTATCTGGAGCGCCTACCGCATGACCTGATTCCCTATTGGGATTTTAGTGCGCCCGGCGTGGATTCGCCTGACCGACCAAATGCGCCAAAAGATGCCTCAGCTGCGGCTGTGACGGCGTCTGCCCTGCTGGAACTCTCTACTTTTGTCCTTGACAAAACGAAAGCGCAGATGTACCGAACCAAAGCGGAGCAAATGCTGGCAACACTGTCGTCTGCTGCCTACCAGAGTCGCTCTGTAAACGATGCCTTCCTGCTGCATAGTACCGGTCACAAACCCAATAATAGCGAAGTAGATGCATCGATCAACTACGCCGATTATTACTACATCGAAGCGTTGTTACGGGCGAAAAAACTGCGAGAAGAGAAGGGTATTTTGTCAAAACTATAG
- a CDS encoding aldo/keto reductase yields MQYRKLGKTDLNVSQLSFGASPLGNVFDETDENEGIRAVHAAIDQGINFFDVAPFYGDTLAETRLGKALKTKRSSIFLATKCCRYGQGVFDFSYERVMRSIDESLARLQVDYVDLLQVHDIEFGDREQVLNEAIPAVLKLKEMGKARYVGFSGLPVRYLAQIAREVEVDTVLSWGHYTLLEDEINDELVPLAQEKGFGLMNAAPLMQRILSDAPVPVWQSSPQAVKDMQPKLLALCREYGLALSDVALRYAVDHPVIATTIVGMSEQRQVEQNLRALQLTIPDELRQRIETLVAPVKNQMWFEGKPGNNIPKPTF; encoded by the coding sequence ATGCAGTATCGTAAATTAGGGAAGACAGACCTGAACGTTTCGCAGCTCAGTTTTGGGGCGTCTCCATTAGGGAATGTATTTGATGAGACCGATGAGAATGAGGGTATACGGGCCGTTCACGCAGCCATCGATCAGGGCATTAACTTTTTTGATGTAGCTCCCTTTTACGGCGATACCCTGGCCGAGACGCGACTTGGGAAAGCGCTAAAGACAAAGCGAAGTTCCATTTTTCTGGCCACGAAATGCTGCCGGTACGGACAGGGTGTCTTCGATTTCTCGTACGAGCGCGTCATGCGAAGCATTGACGAATCCCTGGCCCGGTTGCAGGTCGATTATGTCGATCTATTGCAGGTCCACGATATCGAGTTCGGCGACCGGGAGCAGGTCCTTAACGAAGCCATTCCGGCCGTTCTGAAACTTAAAGAAATGGGGAAAGCCCGCTACGTGGGTTTCTCCGGATTGCCGGTTCGCTACCTCGCCCAGATTGCCCGTGAAGTGGAGGTGGACACGGTGCTGTCCTGGGGACATTATACCCTGCTGGAAGACGAAATCAATGATGAATTGGTCCCGCTTGCCCAGGAGAAAGGGTTTGGTCTGATGAATGCCGCGCCCCTGATGCAACGAATTCTGTCGGATGCGCCGGTGCCTGTCTGGCAAAGTTCACCGCAGGCCGTTAAGGATATGCAGCCTAAATTGCTGGCTTTGTGTCGCGAATATGGACTGGCGTTGAGTGATGTCGCCTTACGATATGCGGTCGATCACCCTGTCATCGCGACCACGATCGTTGGTATGTCGGAGCAGCGACAGGTCGAGCAAAACCTGCGGGCGTTACAGCTCACGATTCCTGATGAACTTCGTCAACGGATCGAAACGTTGGTTGCTCCGGTCAAAAACCAGATGTGGTTTGAAGGAAAACCAGGAAATAACATTCCTAAGCCAACTTTTTAA
- a CDS encoding glycoside hydrolase family 97 protein, which translates to MTIQTKFQACFLILIATLLSVRPTFSQGTETRLQSPDGKLELVFSQKEVSPGKRQMLYRVDYQKKPVILESGLGIQIDNHVFEHAMAHKVTTPPGTLGVNWCDNLVIKNVVTTTKDTTWKPVYGERSQIRDNYNQVEIQLQKEDSPDYTVSVIFRAYNAGIAFRYFFPEHPNGMYYRVMAENSEFALPANTKAWYTAWAQGPYSALPLANWPENSERPLTLSLPNGLYASLAEAQLTDYAMTKFKLSPDKPSTVLTSMYESADLMSDVGTPWRVIMVAERLGQLLENNDIMLNLNPPTTLQNTDWIKPGKVMREVTLTDAGANACIDFAAAHNLQYILFDWKWYGPAFSFNSDATKVVAKMDLQKIIDYGKSKERSGAPVGVILYVNLQALYKQMDEIFPLYKKWGVKGVKFGFVEVGSHRWTTWLTEAKRKAMENGLMVNIHDEYRPTGTSRTYPNVMTQEGIRGNEEFPDATHDTVLPFTRYLAGAGDYTICYYDKRLKNTHAHQLAMNVISYSPLQSVFWYDKPELYGGEPEIEFFAKVPTVWDDTKVIHDAIGEYVTIARRRGDDWFVGTISNNDGRSLTLPLDFLPKGKTYTAHIYSDDPTVKTKTQVRVSTKSVKAGQSLDMNLLPRGGQAVWISLDK; encoded by the coding sequence ATGACCATTCAAACCAAATTCCAGGCTTGCTTTCTGATTTTAATCGCTACACTCCTGAGCGTTAGGCCAACCTTCAGCCAGGGCACTGAAACCCGCCTTCAATCGCCCGATGGCAAGTTGGAACTGGTGTTTTCGCAGAAAGAAGTCAGCCCTGGTAAACGCCAGATGCTGTACCGAGTCGATTACCAGAAAAAGCCGGTTATTCTCGAATCAGGTTTGGGTATTCAGATTGATAACCACGTGTTTGAGCACGCGATGGCGCATAAGGTGACCACCCCTCCCGGAACTCTCGGCGTCAACTGGTGCGATAATCTGGTCATTAAAAACGTCGTTACCACAACCAAAGACACCACCTGGAAACCCGTATACGGCGAACGCAGCCAGATTCGGGACAACTACAACCAGGTCGAAATTCAACTTCAGAAAGAAGATAGCCCCGATTATACCGTCAGTGTTATTTTCCGCGCCTACAACGCCGGAATAGCCTTTCGCTATTTCTTTCCCGAACATCCAAACGGGATGTATTATCGCGTAATGGCCGAAAACAGTGAGTTCGCCTTGCCTGCCAACACCAAAGCCTGGTACACAGCCTGGGCGCAGGGACCCTATTCAGCGTTGCCCCTGGCGAATTGGCCGGAAAATTCGGAGCGGCCCTTGACGCTTTCGTTGCCCAATGGTTTGTATGCGAGTCTGGCCGAAGCGCAGCTGACGGATTACGCGATGACGAAATTCAAACTCTCGCCCGATAAGCCGAGCACAGTTCTTACGTCCATGTACGAAAGCGCCGATCTGATGTCAGATGTGGGTACGCCCTGGCGGGTGATCATGGTGGCCGAACGATTGGGGCAACTGCTCGAAAACAACGACATCATGCTGAACCTAAACCCGCCCACCACACTCCAGAATACCGACTGGATCAAGCCGGGTAAGGTGATGCGCGAGGTAACCCTGACCGATGCGGGAGCCAATGCCTGTATCGATTTTGCCGCTGCCCACAACCTCCAATACATTCTATTCGACTGGAAATGGTACGGCCCTGCGTTTAGCTTCAATTCCGATGCGACAAAGGTGGTCGCCAAAATGGATCTTCAGAAAATCATTGACTACGGCAAGTCAAAGGAACGGTCCGGCGCTCCGGTTGGCGTGATTCTGTACGTCAATTTGCAGGCGCTCTACAAACAGATGGACGAGATTTTCCCGCTGTACAAAAAATGGGGTGTAAAAGGGGTCAAGTTTGGCTTCGTTGAAGTAGGCTCTCACCGCTGGACAACCTGGCTAACGGAGGCCAAGCGCAAAGCCATGGAAAACGGCCTGATGGTGAATATCCACGACGAATACCGCCCAACGGGTACCAGCCGCACCTACCCGAACGTGATGACGCAGGAAGGCATTCGCGGCAATGAAGAATTCCCGGATGCCACGCACGACACCGTTTTGCCCTTCACGCGCTACCTCGCCGGCGCGGGCGACTACACAATTTGCTACTACGATAAACGGCTGAAAAATACCCATGCCCACCAATTGGCCATGAACGTGATTTCCTACAGTCCGCTGCAATCGGTGTTCTGGTACGATAAACCTGAACTCTACGGCGGTGAGCCCGAAATCGAGTTTTTCGCCAAAGTGCCCACCGTTTGGGATGACACCAAAGTCATTCACGACGCCATCGGTGAGTACGTGACCATCGCCCGCCGACGTGGCGACGACTGGTTTGTGGGCACCATCAGCAACAACGATGGGCGAAGTCTGACACTCCCACTGGATTTCCTGCCGAAAGGAAAAACTTACACCGCCCATATTTATTCGGACGATCCGACGGTGAAAACCAAAACACAGGTACGCGTAAGCACGAAGAGCGTAAAAGCCGGACAATCGCTGGATATGAACCTGCTGCCCCGCGGTGGGCAGGCCGTTTGGATTTCTTTGGACAAGTAA
- a CDS encoding MOSC domain-containing protein produces the protein MNILSVNVGLPRSVEWRGRTITTGFFKQPVAGPVALDLLNFLGDQQADLTVHGGPDKAVYAYDSTHYTHWMHQLERDDWAPGLFGENLTTEGLLETEVRIGDLFRVGSALLRAVQPRFPCYKLSVRFDDPGMTRHFAKEGRSGIYFRVVEPGTVQAGDSIELVEAADTTITINVINQIVLTRKVEANVLAEIVALPHLPDSLRSQFGR, from the coding sequence ATGAATATCCTGTCTGTCAATGTTGGCTTACCTCGTTCGGTGGAATGGAGAGGTCGGACGATTACGACTGGTTTTTTCAAGCAGCCCGTTGCGGGGCCAGTCGCACTCGACCTACTCAATTTTTTGGGTGATCAGCAGGCCGATCTGACGGTTCATGGTGGACCCGACAAGGCCGTTTATGCCTACGATAGCACGCATTATACGCATTGGATGCACCAACTTGAGCGCGATGACTGGGCTCCCGGCTTATTCGGTGAGAATTTGACGACGGAGGGATTACTTGAAACCGAGGTACGAATCGGTGATCTGTTTCGGGTTGGGTCGGCTTTGCTTCGGGCGGTTCAACCCCGTTTCCCGTGCTATAAACTCAGCGTTCGATTCGATGATCCCGGCATGACCCGACACTTCGCAAAAGAAGGTCGATCAGGGATTTATTTCCGGGTTGTTGAACCAGGAACCGTGCAGGCAGGCGACTCGATTGAACTAGTCGAAGCTGCGGATACGACGATTACCATTAACGTAATTAACCAGATCGTTTTAACTCGAAAAGTAGAAGCGAACGTGCTGGCCGAAATCGTAGCGCTTCCGCATTTGCCGGATTCGTTGAGGAGTCAGTTTGGGCGCTGA
- a CDS encoding nuclear transport factor 2 family protein: MWDEVLAQPPYNPALRAPVPPFTLETALQKVQLAENAWNSRDPEKVSLAYTEDTEWRNRTEFINGREAVKAFLTRKWEKELDYKLKKELWGFRENRMAVQFNYEWHDAAGQWYRSYGNELWEFDENGLMRKRFASINDLPIQASERQLV, translated from the coding sequence ATGTGGGATGAGGTACTGGCTCAGCCTCCGTACAATCCGGCCTTGCGGGCACCTGTGCCGCCGTTTACCCTTGAAACGGCTTTGCAAAAAGTGCAGCTAGCGGAAAATGCCTGGAATAGCCGAGACCCTGAAAAAGTTTCTTTGGCCTACACGGAGGACACCGAATGGCGCAATCGTACCGAGTTCATTAACGGACGTGAGGCTGTCAAAGCATTTTTGACACGTAAATGGGAAAAAGAACTCGATTACAAATTGAAAAAAGAATTGTGGGGTTTTCGGGAGAATCGGATGGCTGTCCAGTTCAACTATGAGTGGCATGATGCCGCTGGACAGTGGTACCGCAGCTACGGCAACGAACTCTGGGAATTCGATGAAAACGGCTTGATGCGGAAACGGTTTGCCAGCATCAATGACTTACCCATTCAGGCCAGCGAACGCCAATTGGTCTGA
- a CDS encoding TetR/AcrR family transcriptional regulator — translation MKSSASVLRPSETRQRIVDTAARLFYTQGYNLTGINQLIDEAGVAKASLYQHFASKEELLIAYLTKTSNEWFDQLTEHVSPYDTPKAKVLASFDLLLNFSESVSFRGCNFQNIISEVPLESETVRSVIRTHKAKMRQFFTDLLAETAHAELADAVTVLFEGALIAGQTQQAIWPVQSAHALLEKLL, via the coding sequence ATGAAATCGAGCGCTTCTGTACTCCGTCCCTCTGAAACCCGTCAGCGCATTGTGGATACCGCTGCGCGACTATTCTATACGCAGGGCTATAATCTCACGGGAATCAATCAATTGATCGATGAAGCGGGCGTGGCCAAAGCCAGTTTGTATCAGCACTTTGCGTCAAAAGAAGAATTACTGATTGCCTATTTGACCAAGACCAGTAATGAATGGTTTGACCAGTTAACGGAGCACGTATCTCCCTACGACACGCCTAAAGCCAAAGTGCTTGCTTCCTTTGATCTGCTGCTTAACTTCTCGGAATCCGTCTCGTTTCGCGGCTGTAACTTTCAGAATATCATTTCCGAAGTTCCCCTGGAAAGTGAGACTGTTCGTTCGGTGATCCGCACCCACAAAGCTAAAATGCGCCAATTTTTTACCGACTTGCTGGCAGAAACAGCTCACGCGGAGCTGGCAGATGCCGTTACGGTGCTCTTTGAGGGGGCATTGATTGCCGGGCAGACGCAACAGGCTATCTGGCCGGTTCAATCGGCTCACGCGTTGCTCGAAAAGCTACTCTAA
- a CDS encoding sugar phosphate isomerase/epimerase family protein, whose product MKSCVTIALVPQIKTGPWIYWNDLEASMAKASALGFDGVELFTASAEAISPQRVAQLADQYKLQIGAVGTGAGKVIHGLTLTDPDPAIRAQAVAFITDMIAFGAKLGAPAIIGSMQGNVAPGVEHEQALNWLADGLNTLGHRAGEQGVNLIYEPLNRYETNLINRLESGVALLNSLTTKQVVLLADLFHMNIEETSLSESIRLAGPFIGHVHFADSNRRPIGMGHTAMDDVAIALNEIGYSGFISAEAFPYPDPDQAAKQTIDSFNRYFG is encoded by the coding sequence ATGAAATCCTGCGTAACCATTGCGTTAGTCCCTCAAATTAAAACAGGCCCCTGGATTTACTGGAACGACCTGGAGGCCAGTATGGCCAAAGCGTCGGCATTAGGATTCGATGGGGTTGAATTGTTTACCGCATCGGCCGAGGCCATTTCTCCGCAACGGGTAGCCCAACTGGCCGATCAGTACAAGCTGCAAATCGGTGCCGTGGGTACTGGTGCCGGGAAAGTCATTCATGGCCTAACCCTGACCGATCCTGACCCCGCTATTCGGGCACAAGCCGTAGCGTTCATTACCGACATGATTGCCTTCGGGGCGAAACTTGGCGCACCAGCGATCATCGGGTCGATGCAGGGCAACGTAGCGCCGGGTGTCGAGCATGAACAGGCGTTGAACTGGTTGGCCGATGGCCTGAACACACTGGGGCATCGGGCTGGCGAGCAAGGCGTAAACCTGATTTATGAACCGCTCAACCGCTATGAAACGAATCTGATAAACAGGCTCGAATCGGGTGTTGCCCTGCTCAATAGTCTGACTACGAAGCAGGTGGTGTTACTGGCTGATTTATTCCACATGAACATCGAAGAGACGTCGTTGTCTGAAAGCATCCGCCTGGCAGGGCCGTTCATTGGTCATGTGCATTTTGCTGACAGCAATCGGCGGCCAATAGGTATGGGACATACGGCCATGGATGACGTTGCCATTGCGCTCAACGAAATCGGTTATTCCGGTTTTATATCGGCAGAGGCTTTTCCCTATCCTGACCCCGACCAGGCCGCGAAGCAAACAATCGACTCCTTTAATCGCTATTTCGGCTGA
- a CDS encoding zinc-binding alcohol dehydrogenase family protein yields the protein MNKQRALVLVEPGRTEVRTIDIPELSADEVLLKINMVGFCGGDLNGFRGLFELQEYPNVLGHEVGATVVETGSQVPDQFKPGMKVTLNPYQNCGTCLSCRKGRPNACQDNKTMGVRRPGAMTDFIAVPWQKLHASDRLSVRELALVEPLTVGFHAVARGRVMAGEKVAVIGCGIVGMGAVAASVSRGADVIAIDIDDAKMRTAKLAGAAHTINTTKVDLHEALMEITDGDGPDVIIEAVGNPATYRAAVEEVAYTGRVVYIGYAKKPVDYNTGTFVRKEIEILGSRNCLGDFPDVISYLEAGKFPVDAVISKVVSLDEAGAALADWSANPGPITKIMVNFDSESN from the coding sequence ATGAATAAACAACGTGCCTTAGTATTGGTCGAACCCGGCAGGACCGAAGTACGCACCATTGATATACCGGAGTTGAGCGCCGACGAAGTTTTGTTGAAAATCAACATGGTTGGCTTTTGTGGGGGTGATCTCAACGGCTTTCGCGGCTTGTTCGAATTGCAGGAATACCCCAACGTGCTGGGCCACGAAGTAGGGGCAACCGTTGTGGAAACCGGTAGCCAGGTACCAGATCAGTTCAAACCCGGCATGAAAGTTACTCTAAACCCCTATCAGAATTGCGGAACCTGCCTGTCCTGTCGGAAGGGCCGGCCAAATGCCTGTCAGGATAACAAAACGATGGGTGTTCGTCGGCCGGGAGCTATGACCGACTTCATTGCCGTTCCCTGGCAAAAACTGCATGCCTCTGATCGCTTATCGGTTCGGGAACTGGCGCTGGTAGAACCGCTCACGGTTGGGTTTCACGCAGTGGCCAGAGGGCGGGTGATGGCGGGCGAAAAAGTAGCCGTTATTGGCTGCGGCATTGTGGGGATGGGCGCTGTGGCCGCTTCCGTAAGCCGGGGTGCCGACGTCATTGCCATTGATATTGACGACGCGAAAATGCGGACAGCCAAACTGGCGGGGGCGGCTCATACAATCAATACCACAAAGGTGGATCTGCACGAGGCCCTGATGGAAATTACGGATGGCGATGGCCCCGATGTCATTATCGAAGCCGTTGGAAATCCGGCTACATACCGCGCTGCCGTAGAAGAAGTGGCCTATACCGGTCGTGTGGTGTACATTGGGTACGCCAAAAAGCCCGTCGATTATAATACCGGAACCTTTGTTCGGAAAGAAATCGAGATTCTGGGTTCGCGCAATTGCCTGGGCGATTTCCCGGACGTTATTTCTTATCTGGAAGCCGGAAAGTTTCCGGTCGATGCCGTTATTAGTAAAGTTGTATCATTGGACGAGGCCGGGGCAGCCCTGGCCGACTGGTCCGCAAATCCGGGGCCGATAACGAAAATCATGGTGAATTTTGATTCTGAATCTAACTGA